TATTTCCTTAATTCACATTTGTTTGCTGCTTGTGACCTAACCCTTATTTTGATGGGATGCTGACCACCCTCAAAATAtagtatatacagtggagactcaatactcgaatgtctTAACAGTCAAagttttcaatactcgaacacaaaggtttgatttaatactcaaaAAGTACCTGATAGACTACATATCACATGTGTTTGTAAACCaaggctccctggcctctcccCCTCCGCTAGTTGTGCTGCtgtggtcatcagaataacatggTCCTGTGTTTTGTccgtagtttttcatttataacctTACAtcaacaccaaaggcttattagttgtgaaaatatctggtaatcgaaCAGCTGTACACATGGTTATAAACAAAGCTCTGGCCTATCCCTCCCTGCTGCTGCCATTGTCCCCTTCTGATGCCGGTATTACTGGAAATTGAAAAACGGCATTTCAGTACGTATATCAGATACCCGCTGCAGtcatgagaaaaacaacattcttctgcgtaCTGTCAGTATATTTCAATTTAGAAATCTATAAtagcaccaaagaggcttattagtggtaaaaataaggaatctagtgagagtgcaagtgttactGAGCCATAGCCCTCCACTAATGGGTTCACATGAATTGCAccagacattttcatggatggtgacttatCCTTCTctgacctccttcctcctccccatccttctcccctcctcttctacgttATCCATTCCTAGCCTTCACTTAcgatatgtacaaatcaaaattatgataaaaaaaagatacttagaaatttttataaacttgaggttttgctaagattagaacgaattacctgattcataggtatcaatagtcaaactttttgacaCTCAAACAGCCctttggaactaattaagttcaagtattgagtctccacagtgtgtatatatatataatatatatatatatatatatatatatatatatatatatatatatatatatatatatatatatatatatatatatatatatatactttagtatgtacattttttttcttatcataacCTATAAAAGAGACCAAACAAAATCTAATAAAACTATTACTGTACATGCTCAATATAATTTGAACTGAAATATTCTAAGAATAAGTCTTATTGCAAACCAACATATAACAAAAACTTTCAAAACTATTTCTCTAAATATTCAGTGTTTAATTATTTCAGATACCTATAAAGAAGTCACTGTCCATTGTCAAAACTATTTCCctaaatatttactttttaattatttcagATATCTACAAAGAAGTCACTGTCCATACTATAATAAATAGTTCATGTCATTTTCagtacaagaaataaaaactagaTTTAGTCAAAATAAAATGCATTTCACAATTTTAACATACCTTGAGCTTGTGAGCAACACGATGTCCCCTTGCTAAGTTTGAGGTGAAAACTGAAGCACAAAGGCCATAAGGTGTGTCATTAACTCGACTAATAACTTCTTCTTCAGTATCAAAAGGTGTAACACATGTTACTGGTCCAAATATCTCCTCTTGCATGCACCGAGACTCATCACTCAGACCCGTAATTATTGTTGGTTTCATGAAGTAACCCTGAAAGTATGTTATGGTTTGTAAAATGTTATATACAGTGTGGTCCATGACAGTGTATAGTTCAGGTAACATACAAATTTAATAACAAACCAAAGAAACCAACTAAGAGAATCATGTCCATAACAAAATTGCAATAACAAGCCTTCATGATTTTGGCCTCACATGtctacaccacacaccaatcCCCTGCAGCCGCAGTTAACATACATGCCACCCATGCAAGTTGATAAtcatccactcacacacacatcaacactacTAATAATGTGATCTAGCACAACTCATAGCTAACTGTAGATTGAATGCTTGGCAAGGTATTCAATGTACATGATACTTGAATGTTAAATTAACCACAATGATCATTGGAGTCCAAGATGATTGTCTTAATGCTGCAACACAACTCTCTAAAACCTAGCTTCTTTACAAGTACGTACTAGTatcaccacgtagtgtagtggttagcacgctcgactcacaatcaagagggccgggctCGAGTCccagggcggcgaggcaaatgggaaagccgcctaatgtgtgacccctgttcacctagcagtaaataggtacggaatgtaactcgaggggttgtggcctcgctttcccggtgtgtggagtgtgttgtggtctcagtcctacccgaagatcggtctatgagctctgagctcgctccgtaatggggaagactggctgggtgaccagcaggcgaccgaggtgaggtgagattaaCAAAAAGCAGTCATCCAAACACTACACTCATATAATAGGTAAAATATTATGGTCTCCAAATTataacacattatatatattttactgtAATCATCTGGTTCCAATGCAAACCAACAATATAAATGACAGCCAACAACAGTATACTTCACCTCTTTGTTCTGAGAAGGGAGGTCCAAGATGTCAACGCCATGGCCACAAAGTACTTGTCCTCCATCTTCCACAGCATAGCTAATGTACTTAAGAACTTTATCCAGATGAGGTTTTGAATTGAGAGGCCCCATAAAGACATCCTTGTCTGATGGAGGACCAACCTTAACTTCCCTATGAAAGAACATAATTGAATGAGAGGCACAAATTTCATATTACAGTAATTCTTATTCATTAAACTTTTCAATGTATGACATAACAAAAAGCATGTCAAAACCAGATAATACAAAGGATCTAAAGGATATAGTCCTTAAATTACTAACCTTGCAACTGTAGTAAATTTTTCCAAGAAATCTTTGAACAGAGATTTCTGAACAAAGATTCTTGATGTACACAAGCATACCTGAAATATAAGTATAGATATATCTTCTAACCACTTCTGCTTTGACCTTGTATCAAAATATAGCATTTTAAAAGTAAGCACAACATAATAATACTGATCCCATACATACTTGTCCTGAATTGATAAAAGAGCTTCTCTTAAGAGTAGTGATGCAAGATTCCATATCACAATCATCAAATACAACTGCAGCATTTTTGCCACCCATCTGTAACAGATATTGGAAGTCACACACAGTACAAGCATAAAAATTACTAAATCTAAACTTTTAACACATCAACTAATGTGTTAACTTTTAACAACTgctatgataataaaaatatgacaatttttactttcagtACTATATTCAAATTTTCTCTTATAGTTCTGCTCAAGTAGTACTTGCTTCCCAAATATCATTCCTTCCTTAGCTTTAATGCTTTCACcattaaataaacacaaacctCAAGGGACAACTTCTTGAACATGGGAGCCGTGGCCTGAGCAATAAGTTTTCCTGTGAGTGTTGACCCAGTGAAAGACACCAGCGGCACCTGAGGGTGAGTTATGAGGGCTTGGCCTGCAGAAGGACCACGTCCAAATACCATGTTTACAACGCCTGCAGGAAAGTCTGTGGAGGAAATATTCCATAAGTAACAGAAATCTCCTTAAAACTAAACAGATAGAAATGccttatcaatgtttctaaAATGCATGTATCATTGAGAGAATACcaataaagaaacagagaaatggCATCatctgatgcattatcatcctataatgctccaggaagtcaccatTGTATACccaatcatgtgtgaaaatttcatgttaGTCAGATTAATGTAAATAGCAAAACAAAGGCAAAATAATCTTTAGGAGTGAATACATCAAAAAGTGGTTTCTTACAGAtcaaaaattttcacaaaatcAGTAAACTGTGATCAACTTTTGTTTGGTAGCATTTTAAACTACAACtaaaatgcaattttttttgttggaattagatttttgataatgttaatagaaaacaagatacaggaaagtggaaaaaaaaatacaggtggGCAGTTCATCTTGGACTTTAGTCCCTGGGTCAGTCAGAGTCTGACTTATCACCAAATCCAAATTATCATGGTCCGAGTTATCAAGGTTCAACAGTAGTTACAAAACAGTCAAGACACAccaatattcagaaatgccttggtGATCATCTTGACTGTTAAGGAATTGGATTTGTGCTTCTGTGAGTGCTCTAACAAAGGTTGGATCCTCAGCAAAAGCCTCTCACAGCCTTCAGATCAATCTGTGTCTCCATGATGCTATAAGTCTAAGACATGTCCTCACAATGGTGGACAGATGTAAAGATCCTGGAGGAGGATTGCCTATTGATTTCTGAGTGATAGACAGGCTCAATCCCTTGCTGTCACATGCCACACATCTGAAATGCATAAACTTAATTCATAAAAAGGTAATCTGTATTATCACACATAGCTCATATCTTGAAAACATCACTCCACTCCtcaaaaaacatgaataaactaAAATTTGAAGACATAACAAAACTTTCTATTGCAACCTTTAAGTACAAAAACATCATTAATGCTTCTCTTCCATCCCACAattacaccacacaacacagtgAATGGTTATGCATGCCAACTCATCGCTCAAGTCTCTTCTGTCACTCAACTCTGTACATAATCCCTCTAATATAGAATTCTCTGCCCTACCACACTAGAAATGTCCACTCACTTGATGAATTTAAAAGTAATCTTAAAAATCATCGCCTGGATGCATActaatctttgtttttttattcatagcAACATCTCTCATCTATCTTCCCCTAGTGTCtacatatatatctatctaccaaGAACATTATTATCTCTTCTAGATTATTACTTCAGCCCAGCCTACCATTTTATTCATAATGTGTATCCTATTATGCCACTACACCCCAATGTATCCATAGTCGTCTACTCTCACAATTTCTATTTTCCACTACCTTATATCAGTGTACCTGCACTTACTCAACTTTATCCATTTAATATTATATTCATCTCATTATCTCACTATCATATTTCCTcattttataatgttttttaaACTTACCTACCTAGTATAATAGATATTTCTCGTTAAATATAATCTCTAATTTCAAATAACTTTGTTACATATATCTCCTATATCCTTGCCTGAAAAGCTTTGCTTACTATAAAGGCTACAGTCTGTTCCATCTATGAAGTCTGTTCTAGCTGTGGCAGATTCTGGAATTCCTATGAGTGCGGCGTTGCCATTTCAATAACCAATAATCAAATTAAAATTATCTCCCTACCTGCCTAtttgcaagtctctctctctctctctctctctctctctctctctctcttttcatataCTATATgtaatttatatttcatttatctattatatatttgttattcatttttaacctttttctcACACTACCTATATGAGGTAAAGGTTGGGGTTGTAGTTTCCATTTGGTTTGGTAgccagagaggaagtgaggtgtGAGCCGTGACACTTGACCTGACTCGAACCAGATGATGGACCCAAGGGGACATgctgaccaccactaccacatcgtGGCAATATTGGAAAAACCCTCTGCCACATGTCAAAGAATTTATATAAACTGTTGTTAAAATCCTAAACATCAACACTCACTATACTATGTAGCTTCCTTTACTATATACAGCATACATAATACATCACTTTCAAATAGCACATGgatgggaaataagagagatagaCACATGTAAGAAGATTGATTTGGCAGTATGGCTAGAGGCAAATGATGTGACCTGCCCCATCCTGAACAGATTTCATAGATGGAACCGATTATAGCCCATAACTTTGTATAGAAATCCAAGTATTTTTACAATTAAGGGTAAAATAAAGTGTTTAAGTGTTTATCAAAAATAAAAGTctctaagaaaataaagggaacaTATGATCTcagagaagagacaagagaaagtATTTTGTTATGGAGACACTGAAACACCAGAAATCTATTTCTGTGGTATGAAACCTATAAAGTGACAGACCACCCAAGGCTGACCAAAATCCAATTAGGCCTTAGCAATAATTTTGACTTGATCAGCAAACAGAGGTTTAATTCAAAGCAAAAGCCTCTCATTTCTGATTTAACCCATGGTCACATCAAAGAGGGACATCACAAAAGCATCTGAGAAGGCAAATGACTTGCATGGAATAGAGCAAGTTGGAGCAATAAGGTACTAATACATTACAGAAGAACACTGCACTACTGAGATCTAGAACACAATAACATGCACCCTAATtctaaaggaaagtgagagcTTAAGAATAACACATAGGATCTTGTGAACAAATTAAATAACATTTTTTCTCACCTATATTGTCTCAAACAACCATCTGTGGCTTCAGTAAATAAAATCAATTATATGTATTCAAAGCTACAAGTTCTACTCTGACAATTACCTGCATCCTGTAGAACTTTACAGAACATATAGGCAGTGACAGAGGTCATTTCTGAAGGCTTGGCAACAACAGTGTTGCCACACATAAGAGCAGGGGCAAGTTTGAAGGTCAACAGATACAAGGGTAAGTTCCATGGACTGATGAGACCTGCCACACCCTGAGGTTCCCTGAGGGTGTAGTTCACGACTCCCATCTCTGGGTTGACATTTGAGCTGTAAATCAGAAGTAATGTCATAAATATATTGTACAAACATATAAAGATATTCTTCAGTTCCTTTTTactaaaattacaaatataCTTTCCACATACTGCTAAATATATTGTTCTTGATTCAACAGTAaatttcaaacacaaaaaagtGTAAATCATTGTATATCAAAGATATGCATTTCTTGGTGTACATAAGGTTCATTCTCAGTAAATATTCTCTGAACACTTTTAAGCTCATCATGTTCTAAACACCAGTTTCATGCTGATTTTTCAAAAGCAGTAAAAGAAATAGTTTGAACACAGCCCTATGCCATCCCTATGCAGTATTACTTCTATTTATATTGTATCCATCACTGAAGTATGTTTCATGCCCTATATATAATCATAGTACCATAGTAATCAATTGTCCAAAGTTAAATGTAAACAAGAAGAATTATGCTACTAGATGAAATTCAAATTTTATCTTAGAGCTAGGTTTGATCCCTATTCCATATCACATGAACAAGTGATACACCAGATCTGTGTCCAGTGGATATCAATTACCTCTATCATTCCATCTCCAAGTGTTTAAGCTACAGGGTTTACATCTATAACATGATAAAATTGTAGTTTGAATTACTCACGTGTTTAGGTGATGTGGAATGGCATGAGCAAAATGTCTTAAATTCAGCACACATCTTGGGATGTCAATTGTTCTTGCAAGCCATACTGGCTTTCCTTGATCCCGTGACTCTGCAACAGCAAATTCTTCTAGACGTGATTCAAGAATGTCAGCAACCTTGAGCAGATGATTTGCACGTGTCTGAGCAGATTTACTCGACCACCTGAAAACagcataaaagagagagagagagagagagagagagagagagagagagagagagagagagagagagagagagagagagagagagagagagagagagagagagagagagagagagaaactgtcaaCTATGGCTTGTGTGCTCCTTCACACTGAACAGCCATTATCATTTTG
Above is a genomic segment from Portunus trituberculatus isolate SZX2019 chromosome 40, ASM1759143v1, whole genome shotgun sequence containing:
- the LOC123516068 gene encoding 2-aminomuconic semialdehyde dehydrogenase-like isoform X3 — translated: MANFKTIQENQRLMLSCLQSSSSGLGDDVEDVLPAPVSSLEELDDLNSKLADQSFKRNLTLYLSSFGGHSLGDAVRRIFKKLGTNSVWSFYSLKGKKGKLPFSDLPICKVIIRACMRTYKEAKTSAVEHQISEALKHAPKRKGGQKYKVKMDKPMVINNFIGGVMVPCQDHIDSHDPSTGLVWTKIPDSGQAEVDAAVVAAQAAFERWSSKSAQTRANHLLKVADILESRLEEFAVAESRDQGKPVWLARTIDIPRCVLNLRHFAHAIPHHLNTSNVNPEMGVVNYTLREPQGVAGLISPWNLPLYLLTFKLAPALMCGNTVVAKPSEMTSVTAYMFCKVLQDADFPAGVVNMVFGRGPSAGQALITHPQVPLVSFTGSTLTGKLIAQATAPMFKKLSLEMGGKNAAVVFDDCDMESCITTLKRSSFINSGQVCLCTSRIFVQKSLFKDFLEKFTTVAREVKVGPPSDKDVFMGPLNSKPHLDKVLKYISYAVEDGGQVLCGHGVDILDLPSQNKEGYFMKPTIITGLSDESRCMQEEIFGPVTCVTPFDTEEEVISRVNDTPYGLCASVFTSNLARGHRVAHKLK
- the LOC123516068 gene encoding 2-aminomuconic semialdehyde dehydrogenase-like isoform X1, which gives rise to MANFKTIQENQRLMLSCLQSSSSGLGDDVEDVLPAPVSSLEELDDLNSKLADQSFKRNLTLYLSSFGGHSLGDAVRRIFKKLGTNSVWSFYSLKGKKGKLPFSDLPICKVIIRACMRTYKEAKTSAVEHQISEALKHAPKRKGGQKYKVKMDKPMVINNFIGGVMVPCQDHIDSHDPSTGLVWTKIPDSGQAEVDAAVVAAQAAFERWSSKSAQTRANHLLKVADILESRLEEFAVAESRDQGKPVWLARTIDIPRCVLNLRHFAHAIPHHLNTSNVNPEMGVVNYTLREPQGVAGLISPWNLPLYLLTFKLAPALMCGNTVVAKPSEMTSVTAYMFCKVLQDADFPAGVVNMVFGRGPSAGQALITHPQVPLVSFTGSTLTGKLIAQATAPMFKKLSLEMGGKNAAVVFDDCDMESCITTLKRSSFINSGQVCLCTSRIFVQKSLFKDFLEKFTTVAREVKVGPPSDKDVFMGPLNSKPHLDKVLKYISYAVEDGGQVLCGHGVDILDLPSQNKEGYFMKPTIITGLSDESRCMQEEIFGPVTCVTPFDTEEEVISRVNDTPYGLCASVFTSNLARGHRVAHKLKVGTVWTNCWLVRDLDMPFGGVKKSGLGRESTQESLEFYTEAKTVCIKI
- the LOC123516068 gene encoding 2-aminomuconic semialdehyde dehydrogenase-like isoform X2, which produces MANFKTIQENQRLMLSCLQSSSSGLGDDVEDVLPAPTLYLSSFGGHSLGDAVRRIFKKLGTNSVWSFYSLKGKKGKLPFSDLPICKVIIRACMRTYKEAKTSAVEHQISEALKHAPKRKGGQKYKVKMDKPMVINNFIGGVMVPCQDHIDSHDPSTGLVWTKIPDSGQAEVDAAVVAAQAAFERWSSKSAQTRANHLLKVADILESRLEEFAVAESRDQGKPVWLARTIDIPRCVLNLRHFAHAIPHHLNTSNVNPEMGVVNYTLREPQGVAGLISPWNLPLYLLTFKLAPALMCGNTVVAKPSEMTSVTAYMFCKVLQDADFPAGVVNMVFGRGPSAGQALITHPQVPLVSFTGSTLTGKLIAQATAPMFKKLSLEMGGKNAAVVFDDCDMESCITTLKRSSFINSGQVCLCTSRIFVQKSLFKDFLEKFTTVAREVKVGPPSDKDVFMGPLNSKPHLDKVLKYISYAVEDGGQVLCGHGVDILDLPSQNKEGYFMKPTIITGLSDESRCMQEEIFGPVTCVTPFDTEEEVISRVNDTPYGLCASVFTSNLARGHRVAHKLKVGTVWTNCWLVRDLDMPFGGVKKSGLGRESTQESLEFYTEAKTVCIKI
- the LOC123516068 gene encoding 2-aminomuconic semialdehyde dehydrogenase-like isoform X4 — protein: MMWRMYCQLHLKGKKGKLPFSDLPICKVIIRACMRTYKEAKTSAVEHQISEALKHAPKRKGGQKYKVKMDKPMVINNFIGGVMVPCQDHIDSHDPSTGLVWTKIPDSGQAEVDAAVVAAQAAFERWSSKSAQTRANHLLKVADILESRLEEFAVAESRDQGKPVWLARTIDIPRCVLNLRHFAHAIPHHLNTSNVNPEMGVVNYTLREPQGVAGLISPWNLPLYLLTFKLAPALMCGNTVVAKPSEMTSVTAYMFCKVLQDADFPAGVVNMVFGRGPSAGQALITHPQVPLVSFTGSTLTGKLIAQATAPMFKKLSLEMGGKNAAVVFDDCDMESCITTLKRSSFINSGQVCLCTSRIFVQKSLFKDFLEKFTTVAREVKVGPPSDKDVFMGPLNSKPHLDKVLKYISYAVEDGGQVLCGHGVDILDLPSQNKEGYFMKPTIITGLSDESRCMQEEIFGPVTCVTPFDTEEEVISRVNDTPYGLCASVFTSNLARGHRVAHKLKVGTVWTNCWLVRDLDMPFGGVKKSGLGRESTQESLEFYTEAKTVCIKI
- the LOC123516068 gene encoding 2-aminomuconic semialdehyde dehydrogenase-like isoform X5; protein product: MRTYKEAKTSAVEHQISEALKHAPKRKGGQKYKVKMDKPMVINNFIGGVMVPCQDHIDSHDPSTGLVWTKIPDSGQAEVDAAVVAAQAAFERWSSKSAQTRANHLLKVADILESRLEEFAVAESRDQGKPVWLARTIDIPRCVLNLRHFAHAIPHHLNTSNVNPEMGVVNYTLREPQGVAGLISPWNLPLYLLTFKLAPALMCGNTVVAKPSEMTSVTAYMFCKVLQDADFPAGVVNMVFGRGPSAGQALITHPQVPLVSFTGSTLTGKLIAQATAPMFKKLSLEMGGKNAAVVFDDCDMESCITTLKRSSFINSGQVCLCTSRIFVQKSLFKDFLEKFTTVAREVKVGPPSDKDVFMGPLNSKPHLDKVLKYISYAVEDGGQVLCGHGVDILDLPSQNKEGYFMKPTIITGLSDESRCMQEEIFGPVTCVTPFDTEEEVISRVNDTPYGLCASVFTSNLARGHRVAHKLKVGTVWTNCWLVRDLDMPFGGVKKSGLGRESTQESLEFYTEAKTVCIKI